A single region of the Terriglobia bacterium genome encodes:
- the msrA gene encoding peptide-methionine (S)-S-oxide reductase MsrA — protein sequence MLATACGGVDAAAGAGIPGPVVDEHTGSAADRFAVFSGGCFWGVDAVFKHVKGVKTVVSGYAGGSAATAHYPIVSDGQTGHAESVEVVYDPTQVSYGQLLQIFFSVAHDPTELNRQGPDTGTQYRSAIFFASSEQQQIARAYVDQLTKAKVFKGPIVTQINKLDTFYPAESYHQNYFASHPNDLYIVINDAPKVAHLKDQFPNIYKDR from the coding sequence ATGCTGGCCACCGCATGCGGCGGGGTCGATGCCGCGGCGGGTGCCGGAATACCTGGTCCGGTTGTCGATGAACATACAGGGTCGGCTGCCGATCGCTTCGCCGTGTTTTCCGGCGGCTGTTTCTGGGGCGTGGACGCCGTCTTCAAACACGTGAAAGGCGTGAAGACCGTCGTCTCGGGATACGCCGGCGGAAGCGCGGCCACAGCGCATTACCCGATCGTCAGCGACGGACAGACTGGGCACGCCGAATCGGTGGAAGTAGTGTACGACCCAACCCAAGTCAGCTACGGCCAGCTTCTGCAGATCTTTTTCTCCGTCGCGCATGATCCGACAGAATTGAACCGGCAAGGGCCGGACACCGGCACGCAGTATCGTTCGGCGATTTTCTTCGCGAGCAGCGAGCAACAACAGATCGCCCGGGCCTACGTGGACCAGCTCACAAAAGCGAAAGTCTTCAAGGGACCGATCGTGACGCAGATCAATAAACTCGACACTTTCTATCCGGCGGAGTCCTATCATCAGAATTACTTCGCCAGTCATCCGAACGATCTCTATATCGTGATCAACGACGCGCCCAAAGTGGCGCATCTGAAGGACCAGTTCCCCAACATCTACAAAGACAGGTAG